The genomic interval ATCGTCTGTTATTTTCAACAACTGTACTACTTGGTTTTCAATAGCTGATTTATTTGAACTTTCATCTTGAATATAGACCATTACCATTTGAACAATGCCTGCAGCAAAAAATTCTGGGAAAAGTTGTTCGCTTAAATGGTGCGTGCGCATGAATGCTGTACTTAATCTTCCGTCTAACTGGCGTATAATAAATTTTTGTAATTTCTGTTTGTATTCATCAGCATTTTTAATATTGAAAAGCCGTTTGAAAAAGATTTGATGTGCTTCGAAAAAGTTAAGCCAAATTTTAGTACCTTCTTCTAGCCCCAAATCTTTCTTCGCCTCACAAATCTCATCTAAATGCTCAAAGTGTTTTTGAACAATTGCATCAAGCAAGTCATATTTATCTAAATAGTGAAGATAAAAAGTTTTGCGCTCTATCTCTGCAGCATCTGCAATTTCTTTAATCGTGATTTTCTCAAAATCTTTTTTATAAAATAAATCCAAAAAAGTTTCAGTGATATTGCGTCGTGTTTTAACCACACGTTTATCCATAATAAAACATCTCCTTATTTAAAACCCGGTTCTATTAATATGTGTATTAATACACAACTGTTCAAGGGTATAACTTGTATATACGCAATTTCTTGATATATTTAGATTATACACACAAGAGTTATAAAACACTAGAGAGAATTAATAAAGATAAAAGGGTGATTATTTTGAAAGAACAACATGTAACCTTTAAAACAAGAGATGTTGAAACTGCAGGTATTTTGAGAACACCAGATAATGCGGGAGACAAAGCATTGCCAACTATTGTGGTTATGCATCCGATTAGCAGTGTAAAAGAACAGACTGCAAGCATTTATGCGAAACGTTTAACTGAAGAAGGCTTCGCAACTTTAGCTTTTGATGCAGCACATCAAGGTGAAATTGCTGCAGAACCGAAAAATATTGAAGTGCCTTATTATCGTGTAGATGATGCCAAAGCAGCCATCGACTATTTAAATACACTTGATATTGTAGATGACAAACGTATTGGTATTTTAGGTATTTGCGGAGGCGGCGGTTATGCGGTCAATGCAAGCTTAACTGATAAACGTATTAAAGCAGTCAGCTCTGTGGCAGGTGTCAACTTCGGAATGATAGCGCGAGAAGGAGATTTTACGCCTGATTCTGCATTGAAAACATTGTATCAAGTTGCAGAGCAGCGTGAATCAGAAGCTAAAGGCGGCGAACAAGCGTTGATGCCTTATGCACCTGATAGTGAAGAACAGCGTAAAGAATTAGGGCTTGATGATATCGATATCAAAGAAGCGGTCGACTATTATAGAACTGATCGCGGATATCATAAAAATGTAACAAACCGATATCGTGTTATCGATCAAGCTGATGTTATTGGTTTTGATGCCTATCATTTAGCTGATAAATTGTTGGACCAACCTTTATATATTGTAGCAGGTGATAAACCAGGTGCGTTTGGTTCTTATCGCTGTGCTTATGAATTGTTCGACAAAGCATTGAGTGATAAAAAGACATTGAATATTGTCAAAGGTGTTTCTCACTATGATTTATATGACCAACCTAAAGCAGTAGATGAAGCTTTAAAAGGGTTA from Staphylococcus condimenti carries:
- a CDS encoding TetR/AcrR family transcriptional regulator translates to MDKRVVKTRRNITETFLDLFYKKDFEKITIKEIADAAEIERKTFYLHYLDKYDLLDAIVQKHFEHLDEICEAKKDLGLEEGTKIWLNFFEAHQIFFKRLFNIKNADEYKQKLQKFIIRQLDGRLSTAFMRTHHLSEQLFPEFFAAGIVQMVMVYIQDESSNKSAIENQVVQLLKITDDAGNNI
- a CDS encoding alpha/beta hydrolase, whose amino-acid sequence is MKEQHVTFKTRDVETAGILRTPDNAGDKALPTIVVMHPISSVKEQTASIYAKRLTEEGFATLAFDAAHQGEIAAEPKNIEVPYYRVDDAKAAIDYLNTLDIVDDKRIGILGICGGGGYAVNASLTDKRIKAVSSVAGVNFGMIAREGDFTPDSALKTLYQVAEQRESEAKGGEQALMPYAPDSEEQRKELGLDDIDIKEAVDYYRTDRGYHKNVTNRYRVIDQADVIGFDAYHLADKLLDQPLYIVAGDKPGAFGSYRCAYELFDKALSDKKTLNIVKGVSHYDLYDQPKAVDEALKGLVPFYKKYL